A part of Vicia villosa cultivar HV-30 ecotype Madison, WI unplaced genomic scaffold, Vvil1.0 ctg.003467F_1_1, whole genome shotgun sequence genomic DNA contains:
- the LOC131641040 gene encoding transcription factor GAMYB-like has product MSSTSTPKRKNSSLSSGGDGGKKPKRSRLLLPVEEADQRGNAEGGEGTPKEGRRSLLSGDNGGRGEVALKKGPWTKEEDEILVDHIKKYGEGKWKAVQKNSGLARDGKSCRLRWSNHLRSGLKRGPFTAEEKHKILEFHFLKGSKWTQMAALLPGRTDNEIKNFWNARYRKRQRAGLPIYPDEITSKYSFNGSQESADTLANEPSQHDETENFNLDITDLDLKYFKFHPDMLPSNFDTQDYKPKSDLVGRCSDSSHNTLPMRRAAVVRRRYLNSSSSAAVLEVFDQYGKYPILSTPCDPILNTCLLHGYDNPITGFHAASNISSSEPIYGSMSFELPSFQNSQTQQCTRSGMYVPPLTSFESADTPVHAPLIEPCPSVPVSSGCNHLIDSSVCYNSDQNLQGSSIDSLQANTDSTAPNEAGISTQWNGSNFLRWTRPDIETTQNFDIYGGAFNDQLPAYCSFGEEDNLNQKDLALPDAVLDSGWH; this is encoded by the exons ATGAGTAGCACTTCGACGCCAAAACGTAAAAATTCATCATTATCAAGTGGGGGTGACGGTGGCAAAAAGCCAAAGCGTAGCCGGTTATTATTACCTGTGGAAGAAGCTGATCAAAGAGGTAACGCGGAAGGAGGAGAAGGAACTCCAAAGGAAGGTAGACGGTCATTATTATCGGGAGATAACGGGGGAAGAGGAGAAGTTGCTCTAAAGAAAGGTCCGTGGACAAAGGAAGAGGATGAAATTTTGGTAGATCATATTAAGAAGTACGGAGAGGGAAAGTGGAAGGCAGTCCAGAAGAATTCAGGACTTGCTCGCGATGGGAAAAGCTGTCGTCTACGATGGTCGAATCACTTGAGGTCAGGACTGAAAAGGGGTCCATTTACTGctgaagaaaaacacaaaatcctTGAGTTCCACTTTCTGAAGGGAAGCAAGTGGACTCAAATGGCTGCATTG ttGCCGGGACGTACAGATAACGAGATAAAGAACTTTTGGAATGCAAGATATAGGAAACGGCAACGAGCGGGCTTACCAATCTATCCTGACGAGATAACATCCAAATATTCGTTTAATGGCAGTCAAGAAAGTGCTGACACATTGGCAAATGAACCCAGCCAGCATGATGAAACAGAAAACTTCAACTTGGATATAACTGACTTGGaccttaaatatttcaaattccaCCCAGATATGTTGCCGTCAAATTTTGACACACAAGATTACAAACCAAAAAGTGACTTGGTTGGACGGTGCTCAGATTCGTCTCATAATACCTTACCCATGCGTAGAGCAGCAGTAGTGCGGCGCAGATATTTGAACAGTAGCAGTAGTGCTGCTGTCCTGGAAGTATTTGATCAGTATGGCAAATATCCTATATTGTCTACTCCATGTGATCCGATTCTTAACACATGCCTTCTTCATGGATATGATAATCCTATAACTGGTTTTCATGCCGCGTCAAATATCTCTTCTTCTGAGCCCATATATGGGTCCATGAGTTTTGAGCTCCCTTCATTCCAAAACTCACAGACTCAACAGTGTACCAGGAGTGGCATGTATGTGCCGCCACTTACCTCATTTGAGTCTGCTGACACGCCGGTTCACGCTCCTCTGATTGAGCCTTGTCCATCCGTTCCAGTTTCTTCGGGTTGCAATCATTTAATTGATTCATCAGTATGCTACAATTCAGATCAAAATTTGCAAGGTTCAAGTATTGATTCATTGCAAGCAAATACTGATAGCACGGCTCCCAATGAAGCAGGCATTAGTACACAATGGAATGGAAGCAACTTCTTAAGATGGACCCGCCCCGACATCGAAACCACTCAGA ATTTTGATATTTACGGCGGTGCATTTAATGATCAGCTTCCAGCTTATTGTTCTTTCGGCGAAGAAGATAATTTGAATCAGAAAGATTTGGCGCTACCAGATGCTGTGCTTGACTCTGGCTGGCATTGA
- the LOC131641043 gene encoding uncharacterized protein LOC131641043, translating to MVANDYFPPWFSVAPMMDWTDNHYRTLARLISKHAWLYTEMLAAETIVYQKGNLDRFLAFSPDQHPIVLQIGGSNLKNLAKATELADAYGYDEINFNCGCPSPRVAGRGCFGARLMLEPKFVAEAVSVIAANTNVPVSVKCRIGVDDHDSYNELCDFIYKVSSLSPTRHFIIHSRKALLNGLSPAENRSIPPLKYEYFYGLLRDFPDLTFTINGGINCVDETNAALKIGAHGVMVGRAAYHNPWHILGNVDTGIYGVPSIGLTRRQVLEKYQVYGDSVLLKYGFRPTVRDIVKPLLGFFHSEPGNGLWKRKADSAFQTCTTVKSFLEETMVAIPDSVLDSSFAKSPPGREDLFANIDSLLPPPYRTRDEDSVYIH from the exons ATGGTGGCAAATGACTACTTTCCTCCTTGGTTTAG TGTCGCTCCGATGATGGATTGGACGGATAATCATTATAGAACTCTTGCACGCCTCATTTCGAAACATGCTTGGTTATATACGGAGATGCTCGCGGCTGAAACAATTGTTTATCAAAAGGGTAATCTG GACAGATTCTTGGCATTTTCTCCAGACCAACATCCTATTGTGCTTCAAATTGGAGGCAGTAATTTAAAGAATTTGGCGAAAGCAACTGAACTTGCTGATGCGTACGGCTATGATGAGATCAACTTCAA TTGTGGATGCCCTAGTCCTAGAGTAGCTGGACGGGGATGCTTTGGTGCGCGTCTTATGCTTGAGCCAAAG TTTGTTGCCGAGGCTGTTTCAGTAATTGCTGCTAATACAAATGTACCTGTCAGTGTCAAATGTCGAATCGGCGTGGATGATCATGATTCATACAATGAACTAT GTGATTTCATTTACAAGGTCTCTTCTCTGTCACCTACTAGGCATTTCATAATTCACTCAAGAAAGGCACTATTGAATGGCCTCAGTCCCGCTGAAAATCGGAGCATTCCTCCACTGAA ATATGAATACTTTTATGGCCTCTTGCGCGACTTTCCTGACTTAACATTTACAATCAATGGTGGCATTAATTGTGTTGATGAG ACCAATGCAGCTCTAAAGATTGGCGCTCATGGTGTTATGGTTGGACGTGCTGCCTACCACAA CCCTTGGCATATTTTGGGAAACGTTGATACTGGAATTTATGGTGTACCAAGTATTGGTCTTACACGTCGTCAG gtcCTTGAGAAATACCAAGTATACGGAGACTCAGTGTTACTAAAATATGGATTTCGGCCAACTGTGCGAGACATTGTGAAG CCTTTACTTGGTTTTTTTCATTCTGAGCCTGGGAATGGACTTTGGAAGCGCAAAGCAGATTCCGCTTTCCAAACTTGCACG ACAGTAAAATCATTTCTTGAAGAAACTATGGTAGCAATTCCAGACTCGGTTTTGGATTCGTCGTTTGCGAAATCACCGCCAGGGCGTGAAGATCTTTTTGCTAACATTGACAGTTTATTGCCTCCACCATACAGAACAAGAGATGAGGATTCTGTTTACATCCATTAG
- the LOC131641044 gene encoding photosystem II 5 kDa protein, chloroplastic-like gives MTSISMTASILGFPAVTNRSAAATQRRFVINAVRAVEGEKMVRYDINKEGSNGRRELMFVAATAAVCSVAGVAMADEDEPKRGTPEAKKKYAPVCVTNPTARICRN, from the coding sequence ATGACATCAATCTCCATGACAGCTTCAATCCTTGGCTTTCCGGCCGTAACCAACCGGTCAGCCGCAGCAACACAGAGAAGATTCGTTATCAACGCTGTCAGGGCTGTTGAAGGGGAAAAGATGGTCAGATATGACATCAACAAGGAGGGAAGCAATGGAAGGAGAGAGTTGATGTTTGTTGCAGCAACAGCTGCTGTTTGTTCTGTTGCTGGTGTTGCAATGGCAGATGAAGATGAACCTAAAAGAGGTACCCCAGAAGCCAAGAAAAAGTATGCCCCTGTTTGTGTCACTAACCCAACAGCTCGGATTTGTCGCAATTGA